In Misgurnus anguillicaudatus chromosome 5, ASM2758022v2, whole genome shotgun sequence, a genomic segment contains:
- the LOC129413765 gene encoding uncharacterized protein has protein sequence MWSKHLASVLVYAENYEEARLKSNQATVTSNLESDKEPSRRPVRRPARYRRPLEDSDEEDMPAPKMSRTVNTSRCHEEDQPSSKRPINKDNIMSTPTFTPRREFFGERMAKKSIPETLPRNTFSEPCSSGLLIRQEPESDRELLFEADVSQDVPSSAGQTNLCSTELKKLERAMFVRLDKLEQKMSAIETLLRSVVQTNDTSCEFLVNPCQSSQELDDLCLKLQDNDFRKKNCM, from the exons ATGTGGTCAAAACACTTGGCATCTGTTCTGGTTTATGCAG AAAACTATGAGGAAGCCAGACTCAAGTCAAACCAGGCAACCGTTACTTCAAACCTGGAGAGTGATAAAGAACCTTCCCGAAGACCAGTACGGCGGCCAGCCAGATACAGAAGACCACTGGAGGATAGTG ATGAAGAGGACATGCCAGCACCAAAGATGTCACGCACTGTAAATACATCCAGAT GTCATGAGGAAGATCAACCATCATCAAAAAGACCCATTAACAAAGACAACATAATGAGCACACCAacgt TCACCCCAAGGAGAGAATTTTTTGGTGAACGAATGGCAAAGA AAAGCATTCCTGAAACGTTGCCAAGAAACACATTTTCCGAACCTTGTTCTTCAGGGCTTTTAATTCGTCAAGAACCTGAGTCTGACAGGGAACTTCTATTCGAAG CTGATGTGTCCCAAGATGTTCCTTCATCAGCTGGGCAAACCAATTTGT GCAGTACTGAATTGAAGAAGCTGGAGCGAGCCATGTTTGTTAGGCTGGACAAACTGGAGCAAAAGATGTCAGCCATTGAAACTCTTTTAAGAAGTGTTGTCCAAACAAACGACACTTCTTGTGAGTTTCTGGTGAATCCTTGCCAGAGCTCTCAAGAATTGGATGATTTGTGTCTGAAGCTGCAAGACAATGACTTccgaaaaaaaaactgtatgtAA